From Litoribacterium kuwaitense:
TCTGTTTCATTACTTCCTGAAGAATTGACATTGTTCTCATCACTGCAAGCCACCATTAATAATAACGCTGTTAGAATCCCTAAAAAACTAAATGTCCTTTTCATCACTCTACCCCTTATTTTTTATTTGCAAGATATTGGTTCATAATTAAAGCGATTACAATAATAGCCCCCATAAAAATCGATTGATAGTACGAGGAAAGACCTAGCAAATTGAAAATATTAACAATAATACTCATGATGAGTACACCGATGAATGTTCCTCCAATTCCACCTTTTCCTCCTGCCAAACTTGTACCTCCAATGACAACTGCTGCAATCGCATCCAATTCTAGCCCTTGACCCGCTGTGGGCTGTCCGACAGTAAGCCACGCCGACATGAGAATACCCGCAATCGCAGCTAATACACCTGAAAGAAGATACGTTGACGTAATATATTTTTCAACAGAAATACCAGATAGACGGGCGGATTCTTCATTGCCTCCAACGGCATACAGCTTTCTTCCAAAAGTTGTATATTTCAATGCGATCGCCGAAATAATTGTTAATATAACCCATATGATGACTGGTACCGGGATCCTTCCTACACTCTCACCTAAGGCAGTAAACATTGGCGGCAAATCATAAATCGGTTCACCATCCGTTGTTAACAATGCAAAGCCTCTTGCACTAACCATCATAGCGAGTGTGGCAATAAATGCTGGAACTTTAAACTTCGTAGACAGAAATCCACTTACGAATCCCATCAAAGCCCCTGCCATGATCGTAATGATAATTGCTAGGATAGGGTTCATTCCTTGACTAAGTAAGAGAGAAACCAACATACCTGACAGTGCTAAGACAGCACCTACTGACAAATCTATACCAGCTACAAGAATAACAAAGGTCATTCCAATCGCAACAATACCTACAAATGATGATTGCTGTAGTACATTCAAGACATTTTGTGTAGTCAGAAAGTGCTCTGACAATAAACTCCCTATGATAAAGAAACCTATAAGAATAAAGAATAAATTGTATTTTTTTACAAAATCTTTTGTTTGAAACTTTTTTGTTTTAGGTGCTTCAACACCCTCGACATCCATACTCATCCAAACTGCCTCCTTTGTTTGGCCTTAAACACCTGATACGGCTGCATTTAAAATTTCACTTTTTTGATTGACCGGGGATGAGCATTCCTTAACAATTTGCCCTTCATACATCACTAAAATACGATCACTAACAGCCAGTAACTCATCAATTTCCGATGAAGCTACGATGATACTCGTTCCCTGATCAGACAATTCTCTCATAATTTTATAAATCTCATCTTTTGCCCCTATATCAATTCCTTGTGTCGG
This genomic window contains:
- a CDS encoding ABC transporter permease, with the protein product MSMDVEGVEAPKTKKFQTKDFVKKYNLFFILIGFFIIGSLLSEHFLTTQNVLNVLQQSSFVGIVAIGMTFVILVAGIDLSVGAVLALSGMLVSLLLSQGMNPILAIIITIMAGALMGFVSGFLSTKFKVPAFIATLAMMVSARGFALLTTDGEPIYDLPPMFTALGESVGRIPVPVIIWVILTIISAIALKYTTFGRKLYAVGGNEESARLSGISVEKYITSTYLLSGVLAAIAGILMSAWLTVGQPTAGQGLELDAIAAVVIGGTSLAGGKGGIGGTFIGVLIMSIIVNIFNLLGLSSYYQSIFMGAIIVIALIMNQYLANKK